The Sphaeramia orbicularis chromosome 16, fSphaOr1.1, whole genome shotgun sequence genome window below encodes:
- the eva1ba gene encoding eva-1 homolog Ba — protein sequence MDVKKKEMDLLSNTIAAYAHIKANPESFGLYFVLGVCFGLVLTLCLLVIRISCKPRTNIAPSTPEKKQLKDISEDDEESEDEEDEDEGDDVEAPITLPTTEIPVGNHTSQSDGTLSVNVFTSAEELERAQRLEERERIIREIWRNGQPDILGSGTGTIGRVHYY from the exons ATGGATGTGAAGAAGAAAGAAATGGACCTTCTGAGCAACACCATAGCTGCTTATGCACACATCAAGG CAAATCCAGAGAGCTTCGGTCTTTACTTTGTGCTCGGAGTGTGTTTCGGACTGGTGCTGACCCTCTGCCTTCTGGTGATCCGCATCTCCTGTAAACCGCGGACCAACATTGCCCCTTCTACGCCTGagaaaaaacagttaaaagacATAAGCGAGGATGATGAGGAgagtgaggatgaggaggatgaagacgaAGGGGACGATGTAGAGGCACCAATTACACTGCCCACCACAGAAATACCTGTTGGTAATCacaccagccaatcagacggGACGCTGAGCGTTAACGTCTTTACTTCGGCCGAGGAGCTGGAACGGGCCCAACGATTGGAGGAGAGGGAACGAATCATACGTGAGATCTGGAGGAACGGCCAGCCTGATATCCTGGGCTCAGGAACAGGGACTATTGGACGAGTGCACTACTACTAA